The DNA region CTCTGCGGTCTTTAGAATTAACAAGATTTTAAATCAAGAAAAAAATCTAAGAAATCAACTCTTGAGTGTACAGTAATGCTTCGGCTTGTTGACTGCTGTAACTTatcgatgcaaaaacgacgaggtgttattataagtttgacgtgtctgtctgtctgtctgtctgtgtgtgtgtgtgtgtctgtctgtggcattgtagctcccgaacggctgaaccgatttcgatttagtgttttttgtttgatagccgagttaatcgggagtgttcttcgccatgtttcataaaaatcggtcggatcggtccactgtgtcgcggtcgggaggtttttcaaaattttaattttgtggttaggttaggagAAACTTAATAAGTAAGCTTCGAACTCCCGTATGATTCCCCTTCGTATGAGCCTTTAGTCcgttatcacattatccgatccgatatccgatatccgAAAAAACCCAAGATGGAGCCTGTAATGTATGCGATATCGCTTCGACATctgatattggatcggatagtGTAAAAAGGCTCTTATTCTGTTATCCTGTAACTGCGTCCGTCTGTCGCTATCAATATTCAATGCGGCGCTGCCAGGCTAGGGCTGCCACATTCAATCAGCCGCTTATTCAATAGACTCTGACTGGGCGAGTCTGCGTGACATTCGCAATATGGAAATGCGGTACCAATCGATTCGTTTACAATTTTATCGGTTTTCACgcggatttaaataaatattttagttttcatATACCGCTAACGATATGCTTGTTAGATTTTTATGGTCTGACCCCTAAATAAATACCCCCTTATTATAAAGGTTCACTAAAGTCAACAAACCGATAAAGtacgtttgtccctttctgacgtattgcgctagatggcgctgtttcgcagcctggaagtggccaaaatcatatttttcccaaatatttttgcgtatttttgtttttgtttttatttgtgcggtgtgcctgtgtggtgacgggttaagaatttcaccaccctctttcttcccgtaggtgtcgtagaaggcgactatgggatatggtttaaattgtggcgtaggcgagaggctggcaacctgtcactgcaatgtcacaattgtcacagtttcgttttctttcaactccttatttgccaagagtggcactgaagctgtagtagtttcatgtgttctgcctacccctttatgggatacaggtgtgattgtatgtatgtatgtatgtttatttttgataagaacaaatgatatatgcttctttattttaatatcatgaaatCAAGTCaatatacacattttgaaaaaaaaaaggaatcatcagtgtagttatgatagtatttaataggtggcgctaaaaagttgaggtacgattcttagtatgaagattgtaaattctttataaatcatccttgacaTTAGGTAAGTACATTTATTTCAGTGATCGCATACTTAAGGAGGTCACGTTTATAATGGTTGGTCGAACAGCGAGCGTAGCGAAGGGTTTGCGAGTAACAGCAGGACCTTTTCCTTTTGTTAGACTGTCAGGAAACCACTTTACTCGTTTTCTGCGCTTTGTTGCTGTTAATTAAGGTTTTTGTGAGTTTGTGCTGAAAACATTATTCAAAAGGTCAATGCTGTAGCACCTACTTAAAAGTTGAAGATTGCTTTTTggtataggtacagtcagatttaataacatattatacaccgtgtttttttttgacgTTCGCCTGCGTAGCTTTTTTTGActttcatatgcgcattgtaatatgcctacttgaaaaataaatatttcatgttcattttcatttatttaattatcatttcattttaattttctttgttttccgttaaattcgacacgtcttTAGGTTAattatcaggaaccagcctgtttaacatttttagttaaatactgaaaaaaaaaatcatcattttcatacataataaatgaatttattgtgtgagagacccttaagaataacattcaagttagtgtcaagtgattgatggCACAtgacaaataacattaggaattggtaaaggctgtgacacacgtgttcagcaattatctttatttttttaataactcaataactgcaagagttaagacgctagtttctttcagaatttaattgtatttaatgtaatgaatcttcccttaaagttaacggaattcaacaAAAACAAAGTGTATAGAAATACACCATATCTGACACTCTGCGAGGTGTATTTGGGTAGTCTCTTAACAATATTCTACATCTGTTATCATTAACACCTTACAAATCAAAGTCGCCCATAGCGTCTGtgacgtctgtctgtgtgtgtgtgtttgcgtcaaaaaaaaatcagtcgaattgagaacctcctcctttttttgaagtcggttaaaaatcacaaactACGGAAGGAATTTTCATGATTcttgaaaaaaaattatgtatGACATTGTTTTGAATTAATTGAAGCGTATGACGATATTTGGTAATCAAGTCGGTAACAATGACGATGTCCCAGGGCTTTAATTAAATAAGCTGCCTATATCGATTGAGATATAACAAAACAATGTAAGTATAGTGAAATTGTACCTTTTAGTAGGTCCACAAAAAAAGTCCGGGATGGCATAAGACAATTTTTTACGAGTAACTTACTATCACAATTCTTATGATTTAATTCCCGTGCGTAGCCAGGTCGGACCGCTAGTTACGGTATACACAACTTTTTGTCAAGAACACGCGGTGTGGCAACCCTATCCCACATTCATAGATCGGGCGAGTTCGCAAAGCGCTTTATTTGACAATCGGCTCATAATTCACCAACGCGAACATCACGGCCATTTGCAAACCAAAACGTCTATGTCATTGTGAAAATTATATGGAGTTAGGACCTTATAGATTCTTACGGTACACACGGCGTTGCTTCAAAACGTTATTATGTCAGTATAAATATTGTATGGACTTAAGGCTTTTTGGATTCTTACGTTATATTCTGCGTATGCTTGAATATGTCCCTATGAACCGTATATGGAGTTAGGACTTTTTGAATTTGCAGTATACCTACGCAATTTCTGCTATTGAAAAACGTGATAAGTTCGCGTAGGAAACATATGAAACTGAGTCTTATTGATTCTATTCGTACTGAAAGACGCAGTAATCCTGTCAAAATGTCATATTTCACTTTGGAGGAAGAATTTTTGCGAAATCAAGGAAAATTTCTGTGCAACGGAATACGGCAGATGCAAAAGGCAGACTGAATGAAATTAAATCATGGAATGTCTGAGTGCGACTGCTGCGTCAATATTTAAAGAACAAAAGAAACATTTGGACGAACTAATTAGGTACATGTAGGTAGGAGGATGATTGGCGATAAGAAGCTAACGGAAAGtcgccagtctgtcggtgttttacaggttgcacttcggggaatgtgatcaagagctacacgagcttattccaccgtccccattctaccatcggactcttagacgcacagCCGGTTTCTAACCcttcttggtagatattccgcgaattcgcacgaagcattttgctttttcttttcttatgcgcacttccaaggagtggaattccttgccggcggctatactttcgagctcatataacccggcgatCTTCAAATCAAgaatgaacaggcatcttctgggcgagctcactccatcgtgggccacgtctttgcctttggctagtctgtggtcaagagtaagcccattcataatgaAAAAAGGTACCCAGTAGATGACTCCTCTTAATTCTTTCAGTGTGAGTATTGATCGTCCTGCCGATGGCAAGCGATGCGATCGGTGGAGGAAGAATCTTCATCTAGAAGACTGATATCTTCATCAAAGATTTCTTTAAAAAGGTTTAGCCTATCTTTGTTGTTTAAATACGATTCACCTGCATAGCATTTATTAGGATGAACGGGCTGTAGGGTCAGAAGAACACTTTAAGTACCTCACCTGAGCACACACCCCAGCACTCCAGTGCTCATGAGGACGGCTCCTGTCCCCATCAGGTAGTACCGGTGCTGGGCAGCCTCGGCTCCCGGGGACAGCTGGACCACTCCCACCACCATAATCACGATGCCCAGGAGGAGGGTGCCCACTACGACGTGGAGGGCCAGCAACTGAAATATAAGAGTTTTGgtcaattttcaaaaaaatattgagtAATAATTACAGGTTTTATACTACAGCTTTTAATCGGCTTTGTCATTGCCTTTGGGAGCTTATGTTCGTATCCTACCGACTGTGCCATATATATTTACGATTTCAGAAACACAAAAGTCAGACAAACGAAACATACTCCACCTCAAACGCGAGGCAGCTGTAAATTAATTCTTACATATTATATGGCATGTAGATGATTTCTtagaattttattgaaattaaaacaattttatgCATTTGAATTAATCAGAGAGAAAGGTGCGGGTTCGGGGGAAGCCCCGGTAGTCCCAGCTGTAGAACTGTAGTAGCTGCGATGGCCGCTGCTTGCCTCTCTTCTCACCATATCTGCCCCTAATTCCTACTAAGCTTCTACATTTGGTCTAGACTCTAGAGATGGCATTAGGATCTTCTAGCTACAGTATCTCACCTTGCTGCATATAACCTCTGCTAGCGGTCTGTGATGGTCTGGCGATGGTGTGGGTTCCCCCTCCCCGGGTCGTCCCAGCTCCGATGGCCGCCGCCTGCCTTCTCTCTTCTCATTATATCTGCCTCTAATTCCTGCTATCCTTCTACACTTGGTCTAGACTCTAGAGATAGCATGATGATCTTCTATCTACAATATCTCACCTTGCTGCATATAACCTCTGCCAGCGGTCTGTGATGGTCCGGCGAGGGTGTGGGTTCCCCCTCCCCTGGTCGTCCCAGCTGAAGCGGCAGCTGCGATGGCCGCCGCCCGCCTCCTCTCTTCTCATTCCGCCGACGCTCGTGGCGCACCGCCACTGCTGGCATAGCACCAATCATCTTCGCTGTGAACATTTTGTGAGATCAGAAATTCTAGTTGACGCTAGCGGGCTACAACTAGCTTAACGAGAAAAGGTTGGGACTGAGAGATAATATTTTAGATGCATGATTTTAATCCCAAACAtcgtaataaaaaaaaggatgTTGGTTAAAAGATTTCTAAGTAGAATTACCAGAAAACGTTTCTTTTTATGCCAATGTGTATTCTCTATTTTCATAAACGCGCTTCTAACCTCAATTTTACGTTAGAAATTGAATTGTTTGTCTTTATCAGATTATATAACctatttgaattttgaattcgtaaaaaataaaacatatgtTACTTAAAATACCTTACTTGTTTAAGTGGCGCATTTATGAAATAAGTTTATGTTTTGGGACTTTTGGGAGTAGGATTTTTCTTTACTACTTAATGGATGTAAGAATGGTTAATGTACCCTAACCCTTTAAAGACGCTGGTTTCTTAAATCTTGCCTATTTGTCCTTCGCAAACAAGAAAAGTCCAAAGACGGAAAGACGGATGAAGAGATTATAGTATATCCTGAATTTTTACCATTTTATGCAGCGGGTGGAAATTCCAAGTATGCATAACAGCAAATAACCGGAACATTTGCATTTCAAAGTTAGTATTCGCTCAGTATTCGTTTTGACCTGAGCAATACAGTTACTGCGGTCGATCTGTTAATTAAATCTGGTTGTAAAGGTTTTAATTatgattaacccacttttaacCAGTTCTCGAATATTGGAAAGAGAAAAAGACACGGTGACTTCAAGACAATTACTAACACTCATTTTCATTTCGGATGAATATATGTAAGTTGGCCAGTACTCACAAACAAATCGATGTGTCGTTGTGTTCAGATATGGTAGTCAAATCATATAAAAGGCTATCATTGATCTGAATGAACTATTGCTCTCACATAGATGAACCTGGGTAAGCACCTAGGGGCATTATCAAATAGACCGTTTCAACTGTCAACACTACCTACGCCAAtgcatataattataatcatcATAACTTTCCACAAATCTCCGTGGCACCCTGCCGTGCCGATAACAGGGTCTTAAAGTGGTTCCAACTTGTGCCATGACGACGGACCGGACTACGTAGCATCGAACAGGACACGTTACGCTAAATGTGGACGATCTAGGTTGTGCTGACACGGTCACAATCCATGAGTACGACGAAATGTTACAAGTGTAGACGCATGGTGGCGAAATAGACTGGTGCGTGGCGTGGCACCCGCGAATATTATTCTGTTTTCTAAACGATAAGAATCtcattatttacatgaacatatttacataattatataagaaactaagactaaatttaaaagctagctaatgtctaaaataggcccttgaggcatggtaccaaggatactggcgacatttcctcgctgtatcgcaatgctgatacgttgtgcgaggaagtcgccagctcttcggtcactaGTTACCTCCACCAACCATCTCATTAGTTATTTATATCAACTAAATAGGCCATTTATAGCTAAGGCCTGCTTCCTTAAAAAGAAGACACTTTTCATCTACCCATGCATATACATAGGTCtctagaaatatatgactattgtcaagagggcgctgatGTTCGGTTGTATGcgatgacagttcagtatagtataaagaaaatagttctaatgaaattccgcaagatggcgcgtaatcatatatttctggtcaggtcgATGCCGGCTGACCGTACGGCCacgcaccaacgaaaatggaggggtAACCCCTAGGTttaccctcgggttaacccaccattttacatggaatttgactgATGACAGCCCATTAACTccgagttaaatgtttggtgcaagtgggccttagtgaCTCATCGACCTTCGTGAGTTTTTATTGTCTTTTCCAACTCCTCAATTGTCGACATATCTAGGACACACTAAATCTCCAAGACACCCTGTGGCGCTGATAACGGAGACCTCCGTCTTATCagtgattatttatttaacggCCGCATTCAAATGCTCGAGGAAGTTATTGGGGTGCTTGTAGATAGGATATTAAATATCCTATAAATTTTATGAGATATCATTGATGTACGGTTATCGTATATTGCGGTAGGTTTCTCTATGATGCCAGTCTTGCTTCGGTTCGGATAAATATTTGGTTTCTGTTATGGAAATCTTTATTATACGAGCACAAACTAAAGTTCCAAAGCAATAACTGTTAAAAGGCAGACGTGGTAGTTTAGTGTACCTATCATTATTAATTTGAATTAATTAAATGGGTTAAAATTGGTTAAATCGAACTAATGAAATTCTACAATTTTATTCTACCGCCGTTTCTAATATAGTAACTTGAAAAGCTTCTATACCATAGATATACAACTCTGAGTTCTATATCTAATCTATCCTACCCTTAGTAAAATTTTCTAAGTCATTCATTGAAGTCTACCTAAACTATACTCATAATACACATTCATATCGTAATTACTTCATATAATTTCAGATTATAGTCAGTATCCTATATCTTGACACAGGTTATTTTTTCCCAGCAAATTTTACTAACCTATCCCTAATAAACCTGAGCTGAGTCGGAAAGGAAACGGAAATGGCGAATCCGGGGAATCCTTGAGTTTATTCGGATCCGAAACTACTGACTTCCAAATATGCGCGAGGTGAGCTGCGAGGTTAACTGAGGACCCAATTCGAATAATGCGATGCGGTGTgtgataacattgataaccaTAGAGATACGAGATTGAGCTGTATCGAAAGTGACATTTGGAAGGGATCTCCCCTTGAAGGGAGAAGGTCGCCTTTGTAGTAAAGCTGTTTTTATGAGCTGTATTGTTTTCTTGTAtaagacctgatttagacggagtacgaactcgtatgcgattttagttacattgcgggctgttgaggtcacatacaattttgcacagccattaaacaccgcaatgtaataaaactcgtatgcgaattctcgtaccgtctaaatgcgCCCTAATAAAGTAGAAATTTATTACCACTACTATTAAATTCAGCCAACCAAAAACGAACTGAAAAATTCAGATCGGTACCGTGTcgctataatatatttattcttaCTCCTtcactaaaaataattacaaaacgTAATCATAAATTGAattagatatcatacacgaaagaaaaaacggcaaggcccactggtggccgagccgggaatcgaacccgggtcttcatcttacgcggctaacgtctttaccactagaccacacgcccgcctcGTCATGGCCAGCCTTTGCTCCGGAAACGATTCGGAGCGCGGGTCTTCTTTATTATTCTTacttgatttattttattatatcttcTAGATCTAAAACATTAAACAGAAAACGAATGTCACTTCTTGTATTAGCTTGTACCAgcacataaataataatacttaaataATGAACCAGTGGAATATATgtgtttaattaaatatacatttacaaTTAACATTATTCACTTTCGAAAGACAACAAAtagaaattattataaaataaatcgaaaACGTTTCAATACTAATCTTTGTTCGAATCAGATGAAAAGCTCAGCTGCAACAAAAGTTGTTCCAGTTATTTGAACAATGTTTAATGGAGGTCGTTTCTAGAGAAGTACACAATGTTTCATCTAACGGTAAATTGTAAAAgccttgtaaattgtaatagtGCAAACGAAGGTTCTGATGAATTTACTTGGGTATTGTAAAATCTCTAAAATtggcaatgaaaaatatttacttacacATAGCCAGAAAGAGGTTAAGAATGCAGGACTGTCTTGAAATCAGTAATGGAAGAATTTTAATAACTGTAAAAACCATTTACATTCTTAAGCcgattttttcataattttcttatttattttacaaaaaaagtcACAAACGCAAGAAATAATTTGCGTAACATAAATCTAAATGCCtgctacttattattatttacgaccggtctggcgtagttggtagtgaccctgcatgctccgcggtcccgggttcaaatcccggtaagggcatttatttgtgtgatgagcacagatatttgttcctgagtcatggatgttttctatgtatatcgtcgccaagcacccatagtacaagctttgcttagtttggggttaggttgatctgtgccgtaaggtgtcccccaatatttatttatttttatttgtaatgaattattgtgtaacaaattatattgacattatattgtacatacttgtaaataattgttaaatattgcatgccttgcttggtagaacataagaactgcttttcaatgttatcatcttatgtaatctcactatgttcttgcaataaactattgactttgactttgactttatttgatactagcgacccgccccggctttgcacgggtactatacctacatgtaaaccttcctctacaatcactctatctattaaaaaaaaccgcatcaaaatccgttgcgtagttttaaagatttaagcatacataggacatagggacatagggacagagaaagcgactttgttttatactttgtagtgatatta from Leguminivora glycinivorella isolate SPB_JAAS2020 chromosome 14, LegGlyc_1.1, whole genome shotgun sequence includes:
- the LOC125233544 gene encoding uncharacterized protein LOC125233544, with protein sequence MLQSLLQPRDNQRLAVRHERRRNEKRGGGRRPSQLPLQLGRPGEGEPTPSPDHHRPLAEVICSKLLALHVVVGTLLLGIVIMVVGVVQLSPGAEAAQHRYYLMGTGAVLMSTGVLGCVLRCIFLHWHHRYYEDHREPAHKNGVATVEAGHVAHDKHAAHDKHAAHAPHAAHAQDKKLKSQASVGHAEVLIKQPSAASDT